In one Zobellia galactanivorans genomic region, the following are encoded:
- a CDS encoding NAD(P)/FAD-dependent oxidoreductase encodes MIKTDILIIGAGPTGLFAVFEAGLLQLKCHLIDALPQAGGQCSEIYPKKPIYDIPGFPEVLAGDLVNNLMEQIKPFEPGFTLGERAQTIEKLEDGTFIVTTNKGTKHHAPIVAIAGGLGSFEPRKPLLENLKKYEDNGVAYIIKDPEVYRDKRVVIAGGGDSALDWSIFLADVASEVTLVHRRNEFRGALDSVEKVQQLKNEGKVNLITPAEITGLIGEDKLEAVTIRKTTDPSEDVTLEVDNFVPLFGLSPKLGPIADWGLEIERNAIKVDTFDYQTNVPGIYAIGDVNTYPGKLKLILCGFHEATLMCQSAYQRIYPDKKYVMKYTTVGGVTGFDGSKKEAPKAVVKSIN; translated from the coding sequence ATGATCAAAACAGACATATTGATTATTGGAGCTGGCCCAACTGGGCTTTTTGCCGTTTTTGAGGCAGGCCTGTTACAGCTCAAATGTCATTTAATCGATGCGCTACCTCAAGCAGGTGGACAATGTTCCGAGATTTATCCAAAAAAACCGATTTACGATATACCTGGTTTTCCAGAAGTATTGGCTGGCGATCTGGTCAACAACCTAATGGAGCAGATCAAGCCCTTTGAGCCTGGTTTTACCTTGGGAGAAAGGGCACAGACCATCGAAAAATTGGAAGATGGTACCTTTATCGTAACAACGAACAAAGGAACTAAACACCATGCCCCCATTGTGGCTATTGCAGGTGGACTCGGTAGTTTTGAACCCCGAAAACCATTACTTGAAAACCTGAAAAAATACGAAGATAACGGTGTGGCCTATATCATAAAAGATCCCGAGGTATACCGCGATAAAAGGGTGGTTATTGCAGGAGGAGGCGATTCCGCACTTGACTGGAGTATCTTTTTGGCCGATGTGGCCTCAGAAGTTACGCTTGTACATCGTAGAAACGAGTTTAGGGGAGCACTTGATTCGGTGGAAAAAGTACAGCAGCTTAAGAATGAAGGTAAAGTCAACCTGATTACGCCCGCGGAGATAACGGGTCTTATAGGGGAAGATAAACTGGAAGCCGTTACTATTAGAAAAACAACAGATCCGAGTGAGGATGTTACCTTGGAAGTTGATAATTTTGTACCCTTGTTCGGACTTTCTCCCAAATTGGGACCGATTGCCGATTGGGGTCTTGAAATCGAGCGGAATGCCATAAAGGTAGATACCTTCGATTATCAGACTAACGTACCGGGAATTTATGCCATTGGCGATGTAAACACGTACCCCGGGAAGTTGAAACTGATTCTTTGTGGCTTTCATGAAGCGACCCTCATGTGTCAAAGTGCTTATCAGCGTATTTATCCTGATAAGAAGTACGTAATGAAATATACGACCGTTGGCGGGGTAACCGGTTTTGACGGTAGTAAGAAGGAAGCGCCAAAGGCGGTTGTTAAAAGTATAAATTAA
- a CDS encoding four helix bundle protein encodes MAVKKFEDLLVWQKAQDFAVAIYQNFSDSRDYSFKDQILRASISISNNIAEGLDRSTNPDFISFLYFATSSNSEVRSMLYLSKRLNFFWTLKRHPNLLNNQTKFLKCFSGSYNQ; translated from the coding sequence ATGGCTGTTAAAAAATTTGAGGATTTATTGGTGTGGCAAAAAGCACAAGATTTTGCTGTAGCGATTTATCAAAATTTTTCCGATTCTAGAGATTACTCCTTTAAAGACCAAATCCTAAGAGCTTCCATATCTATTTCCAATAATATAGCTGAAGGTCTTGACCGAAGTACGAACCCTGATTTCATTAGTTTTTTATATTTTGCAACAAGCTCAAATAGTGAGGTAAGGTCAATGCTATATTTATCAAAAAGACTGAATTTTTTTTGGACTCTGAAGAGACATCCAAATTTATTGAACAATCAAACGAAATTTCTAAAATGCTTTTCGGGCTCATACAATCAATGA
- a CDS encoding 2Fe-2S iron-sulfur cluster-binding protein produces MSDIKIKITDRDGVTHEVDAPTDMNMNLMEVVRSYELAPEGTIGICGGMAMCASCQCYVQSDHQLPEKSDDEDAMLAEAFNVEDNSRLGCQIHMTPDLDGLVVELAPES; encoded by the coding sequence ATGAGTGATATAAAAATAAAAATTACCGACCGAGATGGTGTTACCCATGAGGTCGACGCCCCAACCGATATGAACATGAACCTTATGGAGGTGGTTCGCTCGTACGAATTGGCCCCAGAGGGAACCATTGGTATCTGTGGCGGTATGGCCATGTGTGCTTCTTGTCAATGCTACGTACAGTCTGACCATCAGCTTCCTGAGAAATCGGATGACGAAGATGCTATGTTGGCCGAAGCTTTCAATGTGGAAGACAACAGTCGTTTGGGCTGTCAGATCCATATGACTCCTGATTTGGATGGCTTGGTAGTGGAATTGGCTCCTGAGAGTTAA
- a CDS encoding NifU family protein: MTSEELRQNVEKALEEIRPFLQSDGGDISLISIDNENSVKVKLEGACVGCSVNQMTLKSGVEMTIKKYAPQIEEVINVA, translated from the coding sequence ATGACATCGGAAGAACTAAGGCAGAATGTAGAAAAAGCGCTTGAAGAAATTCGCCCTTTTTTACAAAGTGACGGCGGAGATATATCGTTAATCTCTATAGATAACGAAAATTCCGTAAAAGTAAAGCTCGAAGGGGCGTGTGTAGGGTGTAGTGTCAATCAAATGACTTTGAAGAGCGGTGTTGAAATGACCATTAAAAAATATGCCCCGCAAATCGAAGAGGTGATAAATGTCGCCTAA
- a CDS encoding ABC transporter ATP-binding protein encodes MSEKKVSILTAFKTIIWPRRNLVFIGLVLIVISKAASFVAPMSLKYLMDDIIPNKDLDFLKLLVGAVALAILVQAVTSFLLTKILSVQAQFLISELRAQVQKKVLSLPISFFDNAKSGALVSRIMSDVEGVRNLIGTGLVQLVGGSITAVVSLILLLRISWTMTIFTLVPLAIFALIALKAFKIIRPIFRNRGKINAEVTGRLTETLGGVRVIKGFNAEEQENKIFEKGVDRLFQNVKKSLTATAFMTSSSTFLLGIATTGIMGIGGYKIMMDELTIGEFLTFTFLLGLMVAPIVQMSNIGSQLTEALAGLDRTEELMNMVPESDEENRTIVLDEIQGNIVFDDVSFAYEEDKEVLHNISFEVKPGNVVALVGSSGSGKSTIAGLAATFLNPQSGKITIDGKDLAQVNLNSFRQHLGVVLQDDFLFEGTIRENILFPRPNATEEQLQQAVEAAYVNEFTDRFEDGLDTLIGERGVKLSGGQRQRIAIARAVLADPKILILDEATSNLDTESEALIQKSLATLTEGRTTFVIAHRLSTIRKANQILVIENGRIAEEGTHDELIAKEGRYFNLFTYQARI; translated from the coding sequence ATGTCAGAAAAAAAAGTTAGCATCCTTACCGCGTTCAAGACCATAATCTGGCCAAGACGAAACCTCGTATTTATTGGCCTGGTGCTTATTGTCATCAGTAAGGCCGCAAGTTTTGTAGCCCCTATGTCCTTAAAATATTTAATGGACGACATTATACCCAACAAAGACCTTGACTTCTTAAAATTACTGGTTGGGGCGGTAGCATTGGCTATACTGGTGCAGGCGGTCACCTCTTTCTTATTGACCAAGATATTAAGTGTACAGGCCCAATTCTTGATTTCAGAACTCAGGGCGCAGGTGCAGAAAAAAGTACTCTCCCTTCCTATTAGTTTTTTCGACAACGCCAAATCAGGTGCCTTGGTATCACGTATCATGAGCGATGTCGAGGGTGTTCGAAACTTGATCGGCACAGGTCTGGTGCAACTCGTAGGGGGTAGCATCACGGCCGTAGTATCACTTATATTACTTTTACGCATCAGTTGGACCATGACCATCTTTACCTTGGTACCCTTGGCCATTTTCGCGCTGATTGCCCTAAAGGCCTTTAAGATCATTCGTCCTATTTTTAGAAATCGCGGAAAGATAAATGCCGAGGTAACTGGCAGACTCACCGAAACTTTGGGCGGTGTACGTGTAATTAAAGGTTTCAACGCCGAAGAACAAGAAAACAAAATTTTCGAAAAGGGGGTCGACCGACTTTTTCAGAACGTAAAAAAGAGTTTGACCGCCACGGCCTTTATGACCAGTTCTTCCACCTTTCTTTTAGGTATTGCCACAACAGGTATAATGGGTATTGGCGGCTATAAGATCATGATGGACGAGCTGACCATAGGCGAATTCTTGACCTTTACCTTTTTATTGGGTCTGATGGTGGCCCCTATAGTCCAAATGAGCAACATCGGCAGCCAACTTACCGAGGCCTTGGCCGGTTTAGACCGTACCGAAGAGCTTATGAACATGGTACCGGAATCCGATGAAGAAAACCGCACCATTGTTCTCGATGAAATTCAGGGAAATATTGTTTTCGATGATGTTTCCTTTGCCTATGAAGAAGACAAGGAAGTCTTGCACAACATCAGTTTTGAGGTAAAACCAGGTAACGTGGTCGCCTTGGTAGGAAGCTCAGGCTCTGGAAAATCTACCATAGCAGGCTTGGCCGCTACTTTCCTTAATCCCCAATCGGGTAAAATCACCATTGACGGAAAAGACCTGGCGCAAGTGAACCTAAACAGTTTTAGACAGCATCTCGGCGTAGTCTTACAAGACGATTTTCTTTTTGAGGGCACCATACGCGAGAATATTCTTTTCCCACGTCCCAATGCTACGGAAGAGCAATTACAACAAGCGGTGGAGGCTGCTTATGTCAACGAGTTTACCGATAGGTTCGAAGACGGACTCGACACTTTGATCGGGGAGCGGGGCGTTAAACTTTCGGGCGGGCAACGCCAACGTATTGCCATAGCCCGAGCCGTTTTGGCCGACCCTAAAATCTTGATACTAGATGAAGCTACCTCTAATTTAGACACCGAAAGTGAAGCCTTAATCCAAAAAAGTTTGGCCACCTTGACCGAAGGCCGAACCACCTTTGTGATCGCCCATAGGCTGAGCACGATTCGCAAGGCCAACCAGATTTTGGTTATAGAAAACGGTAGAATTGCCGAAGAAGGCACTCACGACGAGCTGATTGCCAAAGAAGGCAGGTACTTTAACCTATTTACGTATCAGGCAAGGATTTAA